The proteins below come from a single Candidatus Rokuibacteriota bacterium genomic window:
- the pdxS gene encoding pyridoxal 5'-phosphate synthase lyase subunit PdxS, whose amino-acid sequence MEIGTLRLKVGLAEMLKGGVIMDVTNAEQAKIAEDAGAVAVMALERVPSDIRRDGGVARMSPVRKIKEIQQAVSIPVMAKCRIGHFVEAQILEALGVDYIDESEVLTPADEHFHVDKFAFKVPFVCGCRDLGEALRRIGEGAAMIRTKGEAGSGNIVEAVRHMRAVVSGLKRLTTLGPEELMTEAKNLGAPYELVRWIAGQGKLPVPNFSAGGIATPADAALMMQLGAEAVFVGSGIFKSADPAVRARAIVQATTRYKDPDVLAKVSEDLGEAMPGIETSKLKESDLLQTRGW is encoded by the coding sequence ATGGAGATCGGGACGCTGAGACTGAAGGTCGGGCTGGCCGAGATGCTCAAGGGTGGCGTGATCATGGACGTCACCAACGCCGAGCAGGCGAAGATCGCCGAGGACGCCGGTGCCGTGGCCGTGATGGCGCTCGAGCGTGTGCCGTCAGATATCCGTCGAGACGGCGGGGTGGCCCGCATGTCGCCAGTGCGGAAGATCAAGGAGATCCAGCAGGCGGTCTCCATCCCGGTGATGGCGAAGTGCCGCATCGGGCATTTCGTCGAGGCGCAGATCCTGGAGGCGCTGGGGGTGGACTACATCGACGAGTCCGAGGTCCTGACGCCGGCCGACGAGCACTTCCACGTGGACAAGTTCGCCTTCAAGGTGCCCTTCGTCTGCGGCTGTCGTGACCTCGGTGAGGCCCTCAGGCGAATCGGCGAGGGCGCCGCGATGATCCGCACCAAGGGCGAGGCGGGCTCCGGCAACATCGTCGAGGCCGTGCGTCACATGCGCGCGGTGGTGTCCGGCCTCAAGCGGCTCACCACGCTCGGGCCCGAGGAACTGATGACGGAGGCAAAGAACCTGGGGGCGCCCTACGAGCTGGTGCGGTGGATCGCCGGGCAGGGCAAGCTGCCGGTGCCCAACTTCTCGGCGGGCGGCATCGCGACCCCTGCGGACGCCGCGCTCATGATGCAGCTCGGAGCCGAGGCCGTCTTCGTAGGATCGGGCATCTTCAAGTCGGCGGATCCGGCCGTGCGGGCCCGCGCCATCGTCCAGGCCACGACCCGCTACAAGGACCCCGACGTACTGGCCAAGGTCTCCGAGGACCTGGGCGAGGCCATGCCGGGCATCGAGACCTCCAAGCTCAAGGAATCCGACCTCCTCCAGACGCGGGGGTGGTAG